The following proteins are encoded in a genomic region of Dokdonia donghaensis DSW-1:
- a CDS encoding tetratricopeptide repeat protein: MRQLTYIILFLLGATAYSQDMSAGFTLLETGKYEEAKTFFGEVLEDYPDNKTARLCYGRALGLSGESGKARTLFTNLKADYPTDFEVGLNYAESLLWDSDFGAAKDFYETLVAKDSTSFSALLGYANTLSNLKEYDAAITYVNKALTVQPGNANAAGSKKFMRLGKANQLTTAFQYDAAIQLLKSALEDMPNDEQIISALANTYIAKKDYDNANTMYNQLSDTLTSQVGKSLVAHLQKDDKLALTLAQESIAFAKADTTKIITANERYIQALIWNGKYATARTAIEDLKSTFPTNARVAALKATLGMYTGTFKKSIEVYNGILEKDSASFDGNLGIANAYRAQGNLDEAYAFAKNTLTFYPNQKDATGLMKTIESSLAPVIETRAAYTEDNGDNQAYSAGLTATLPFTSRFKAIFSYNYRTTENMTTNTMAYNTNASLGAHYRVINNTWLEGTLGFVKADSDANEYTDVNGSIFVKSRPFPLQFLEVGYSRTLQDFNAALLDEKIFMNNYSLNYNMGTNINLGWYTGLMHTQQTDGNSRNLLFTSLYYNFTKKPTLKGGINYQYVGFKDQVPTLYFSPSKYQAVELFLDLTGQAGKWSYAGNAAGGLQVVEDDEATTLFRVEARVQYAISSRFQMGAYGKYSNIASATAAGFEFMEVGLKLRWQVLEKGIIKM, encoded by the coding sequence ATGAGACAACTAACATATATTATTCTTTTCCTACTAGGTGCCACAGCATACAGCCAAGATATGTCTGCAGGTTTCACTTTATTAGAAACTGGGAAATATGAGGAGGCAAAAACATTTTTTGGCGAAGTGCTTGAAGACTACCCAGATAATAAAACAGCAAGACTCTGTTACGGTCGTGCTCTAGGGTTGAGTGGTGAGAGTGGCAAAGCAAGAACACTTTTTACAAACCTCAAAGCAGACTACCCTACAGATTTTGAAGTGGGCTTAAACTATGCAGAATCTCTTTTATGGGATAGTGATTTTGGCGCAGCAAAGGATTTTTATGAAACCCTTGTTGCCAAAGACAGTACAAGCTTCTCTGCCTTACTCGGTTATGCAAACACGCTTTCTAACCTTAAAGAATATGACGCTGCAATCACTTATGTAAATAAAGCACTTACTGTACAACCTGGCAATGCAAATGCTGCGGGGTCAAAAAAGTTTATGCGTTTGGGTAAAGCAAACCAACTTACAACCGCTTTTCAATACGATGCGGCTATACAATTGCTTAAAAGTGCTCTAGAGGATATGCCTAACGATGAGCAAATCATAAGTGCTCTTGCAAATACGTATATCGCAAAAAAGGATTATGACAATGCAAATACGATGTATAACCAACTTTCAGACACATTAACATCGCAGGTAGGTAAATCACTAGTTGCTCATTTACAGAAAGACGACAAGCTTGCATTAACACTGGCGCAGGAGAGTATCGCTTTCGCGAAAGCGGACACTACAAAAATCATCACCGCAAACGAGCGCTACATACAAGCACTCATCTGGAACGGAAAATATGCCACAGCAAGAACTGCCATTGAAGATCTTAAAAGTACCTTCCCGACTAATGCGCGCGTGGCTGCGCTTAAGGCAACTTTAGGGATGTACACGGGGACTTTTAAAAAGAGTATCGAGGTGTATAACGGTATCCTTGAGAAGGACAGCGCCTCTTTTGACGGAAATCTCGGCATTGCAAATGCATACCGTGCACAGGGTAATCTGGATGAGGCGTACGCTTTCGCGAAAAATACCTTAACCTTCTACCCTAACCAGAAAGACGCTACTGGGTTAATGAAAACAATAGAAAGTAGCCTCGCTCCCGTGATCGAAACACGAGCTGCATACACCGAAGATAATGGTGACAACCAAGCATACTCGGCTGGACTGACCGCTACGTTGCCATTTACAAGTAGGTTTAAAGCTATATTTTCTTACAACTACCGTACTACCGAAAATATGACCACAAACACGATGGCTTATAACACAAATGCAAGCCTTGGAGCTCATTACAGAGTCATAAATAATACCTGGCTAGAAGGTACATTGGGGTTTGTAAAAGCAGATTCAGATGCAAATGAGTATACAGATGTAAATGGATCTATTTTTGTAAAGTCAAGACCTTTTCCGCTTCAGTTTTTAGAGGTGGGTTATAGCAGAACGTTACAAGATTTTAACGCCGCACTGCTAGATGAAAAAATCTTTATGAATAACTATTCCCTTAACTACAATATGGGAACAAACATAAATCTAGGTTGGTATACTGGTTTAATGCACACGCAGCAAACGGATGGAAACTCTCGTAACTTATTATTTACTTCTTTATACTATAACTTTACAAAAAAACCAACGCTCAAGGGTGGTATCAATTACCAGTATGTAGGTTTTAAGGATCAAGTACCTACGTTATATTTTAGCCCGTCAAAATATCAAGCAGTTGAGTTGTTTTTAGATCTTACTGGGCAGGCAGGAAAGTGGAGCTATGCAGGAAACGCTGCAGGAGGTTTACAAGTAGTAGAAGATGATGAGGCTACTACCCTTTTTCGTGTAGAAGCCAGAGTACAATATGCCATATCAAGCCGCTTCCAGATGGGAGCCTATGGTAAGTACAGTAACATAGCCTCTGCAACCGCAGCAGGATTTGAGTTTATGGAAGTAGGCTTAAAACTGAGATGGCAAGTGCTTGAAAAAGGAATTATAAAGATGTAA
- a CDS encoding AAA family ATPase produces MIINFSIQNFGSIKEKQTLSFEATKSNDLEDYYVINTDNNLRLLKVALIYGANASGKTTILKALNYFRELVLEPEEKKTDILDFNPFHFDNNSLNDSTIFSIEFIQNNIRYSYEVEYCKKAILSEELKYYDPKKASVFKRTTDLNKQLTEITFGSKIKKDKTFEKNLEANTLWNNTVLGGFLKTNIELFHLKEVTDWFSQYLNPLVQTKTELDGFITSEIEKSKLKKEILVDILKKADFNISDILINEEEKVVDDKMLKVLEVLEMPEDMIEKIISNPLKKLELEHTIDGKRYSLPFKLESQGTQRYYGFAGLLSLLVNSSIAFPIDELEDSLHPDLYIHFLLSFLVNSKKSQIIATTHNREILNNKDLFRNDIIWFTDKDDSCSTQLYSLSDFDSSIVRDTTNVLNAYKAGKLGGTPNLGDYYLNFEYEN; encoded by the coding sequence ATGATAATTAATTTTAGTATACAGAATTTTGGTTCAATAAAAGAAAAACAAACACTTTCCTTTGAAGCAACTAAATCAAACGATTTAGAAGATTACTACGTTATTAATACAGACAACAACCTTAGACTATTAAAGGTTGCCTTAATATATGGCGCAAATGCTTCTGGAAAAACTACTATTTTAAAAGCTTTAAACTATTTTAGAGAATTGGTTCTAGAACCAGAAGAAAAGAAGACTGATATCTTAGATTTTAATCCTTTTCATTTTGATAACAATTCTCTGAATGATAGTACTATCTTTTCAATTGAATTTATACAGAATAATATTAGATACTCATATGAAGTAGAATATTGTAAGAAAGCCATTTTAAGTGAAGAGTTGAAATATTATGACCCTAAAAAAGCTAGTGTTTTTAAAAGAACAACTGATTTAAATAAACAATTAACTGAAATCACTTTCGGTAGTAAAATAAAAAAAGACAAAACCTTTGAAAAAAACCTTGAAGCGAACACTTTATGGAATAATACGGTTTTAGGAGGTTTTCTAAAAACAAACATAGAACTCTTCCACTTGAAAGAAGTAACAGACTGGTTTTCTCAATACCTAAACCCCTTAGTACAAACTAAAACTGAACTTGATGGATTTATCACTTCTGAAATAGAAAAATCCAAATTAAAAAAAGAAATTTTAGTAGATATACTGAAAAAGGCTGATTTTAATATCTCTGACATTCTAATAAATGAAGAGGAAAAAGTAGTTGACGATAAAATGTTAAAAGTTTTAGAGGTACTTGAGATGCCAGAGGATATGATTGAAAAAATTATATCAAATCCTTTAAAAAAATTGGAACTTGAACACACAATTGACGGAAAAAGATATTCACTCCCTTTTAAATTAGAATCTCAAGGAACTCAAAGATATTATGGTTTTGCTGGATTATTAAGTTTATTAGTTAATTCAAGTATAGCTTTTCCTATTGATGAATTAGAAGATTCATTACATCCTGATTTATACATACATTTTCTATTATCTTTTTTAGTTAATTCTAAAAAATCTCAAATTATTGCAACAACCCATAATCGAGAAATATTAAATAATAAAGATTTATTCAGAAATGACATCATTTGGTTTACAGACAAAGATGATTCCTGTTCTACTCAATTATATTCATTATCCGATTTCGATAGTTCTATTGTTAGAGATACGACTAACGTTTTAAATGCATACAAAGCGGGAAAATTAGGTGGAACACCAAACCTTGGCGATTATTACTTGAATTTTGAGTATGAGAACTAA
- a CDS encoding glycosyltransferase, which produces MKLAIVTAYPPSKVTLNEYAYHLVKHFRQNQEVTELVLLTDVTPDQADITFEEDGCEITVKQCWKFNSLKNVFSIAKAVRATQPDAVLYNLQFMKFGDNKVAAALGLFSPWVSKMMGVKTTVLLHNIMETVDLDSAGFTSNKLKIKAYNFIGEMLTRVVLKADTVALTISKYVEILENKYNAKNCVLIPHGTFEIPEEPSYDVAPGPLKIMTFGKFGTYKKVEILIEAVQIVREQTGRDLEIVIAGTDSPNIPGYLAEVQEVYKHVPNLTFTGYVEEEDVPVIFSESAMVVFPYTSTTGSSGVLHQAGSYGKAVVMPDLGDLGILVKEEGYRGEFFNPESMHSLATGIQNLVTNEAYRTEIAKANYQAATALPMSRIAQMYIDVFNGTSRRTKNTTLMVA; this is translated from the coding sequence ATGAAACTAGCAATCGTAACGGCCTATCCACCGAGCAAAGTAACTTTAAACGAATATGCATACCACTTAGTAAAGCACTTTCGTCAAAACCAAGAAGTAACAGAACTAGTACTTCTTACAGATGTAACTCCAGACCAAGCAGATATAACCTTTGAAGAAGACGGATGTGAGATTACAGTAAAGCAATGCTGGAAATTCAATAGCCTTAAAAATGTATTCTCTATCGCAAAAGCCGTAAGAGCAACACAACCAGACGCAGTACTTTATAACCTACAGTTTATGAAGTTTGGAGATAATAAGGTAGCTGCAGCGCTAGGATTGTTTTCCCCTTGGGTATCAAAAATGATGGGAGTAAAAACAACGGTATTACTTCACAATATAATGGAAACTGTAGATCTAGATAGTGCAGGATTTACAAGTAATAAATTAAAAATAAAGGCATATAACTTCATTGGCGAGATGCTCACCCGTGTGGTACTTAAAGCAGATACTGTGGCACTTACCATCAGTAAATATGTAGAGATATTAGAAAACAAGTATAACGCAAAAAATTGTGTACTCATCCCTCACGGTACCTTTGAAATTCCAGAAGAGCCATCTTATGATGTAGCACCAGGTCCTTTAAAAATAATGACGTTCGGAAAATTTGGAACTTACAAGAAAGTAGAAATACTTATAGAAGCTGTTCAAATCGTAAGAGAGCAAACTGGTCGTGATCTTGAGATCGTAATTGCTGGTACAGATAGTCCTAACATACCAGGATACCTAGCAGAAGTTCAAGAAGTATATAAGCACGTTCCTAATCTTACATTTACAGGTTATGTAGAAGAAGAAGATGTACCTGTAATCTTTTCAGAAAGTGCGATGGTTGTTTTTCCATACACATCTACAACGGGAAGCTCAGGAGTATTACATCAAGCAGGAAGTTATGGTAAGGCAGTAGTAATGCCAGACCTTGGAGATCTTGGTATTCTTGTAAAAGAAGAAGGATACAGAGGTGAGTTTTTTAATCCAGAAAGTATGCACAGTCTTGCTACAGGAATCCAAAATCTAGTAACAAACGAAGCTTACAGAACAGAAATAGCAAAAGCAAATTATCAAGCAGCAACAGCATTACCTATGAGCCGTATTGCTCAAATGTATATAGATGTTTTTAATGGCACATCAAGAAGAACAAAAAACACCACATTAATGGTAGCATAA
- a CDS encoding oligosaccharide flippase family protein → MIAIQHKIKKILSPEQIFMLSAFVVNGGNYFYNLGLGRVLGPGAFADAAILITLLLVLSFVAMTFQLAVAKFTTEFDKSKQEAFVQRAYKQATTFGIILGAAIVVFAGSLQTLFQTESSVMFTIFGIAVPLYFIMSVNRGNLQGRKSFIALSITYQLEMVYRLALTFALLLFFNIESSVAVATAIAISFIAGVFPFKKLTSKKAVQSALTSKESKAVMNFFVLTACYELTQIICNSSDILLVKHYFPSYDAGLYASLALIGRVVYFVTWMFVMLLLPTVVSMRKEGKNSVPVLMKYVGYITALASGIVLFTFLFPSFAVQILFGEQYMSIAPLLGWYALATSFFALSNIFAYYYLSLDHYKPIVIAAIFGVLQIVLIILFHDSLFEVVLAQVVAMGSLLIAQLLYFWKMQVK, encoded by the coding sequence ATGATCGCTATACAACACAAAATCAAAAAGATACTCTCTCCCGAGCAAATATTTATGCTCAGTGCCTTTGTGGTAAACGGAGGAAACTACTTCTATAATTTAGGACTGGGTAGAGTACTAGGCCCTGGTGCCTTTGCAGATGCTGCTATTCTCATCACCTTGCTGCTTGTACTATCATTTGTTGCAATGACTTTTCAGCTAGCAGTTGCCAAGTTTACAACGGAGTTTGACAAGTCAAAACAAGAAGCATTTGTACAAAGAGCTTATAAACAAGCTACCACCTTTGGAATCATATTGGGTGCGGCAATTGTAGTTTTTGCAGGATCGTTGCAAACACTTTTTCAAACAGAATCTTCTGTAATGTTTACCATTTTTGGAATAGCAGTCCCACTTTATTTCATAATGAGCGTAAACAGAGGAAATCTTCAAGGACGTAAATCCTTTATTGCATTATCTATCACCTACCAATTAGAAATGGTATACAGACTCGCACTTACTTTTGCATTATTACTTTTCTTCAATATAGAATCGTCTGTCGCGGTAGCTACAGCAATCGCAATCTCATTTATTGCAGGTGTATTTCCATTTAAAAAATTAACGTCTAAAAAGGCAGTGCAATCTGCCCTTACCTCAAAAGAGAGCAAGGCAGTTATGAACTTCTTTGTACTTACTGCGTGCTATGAGCTTACCCAGATCATTTGTAACAGCAGTGATATACTCTTAGTAAAACACTATTTTCCATCTTATGATGCAGGATTATATGCATCTCTAGCCCTTATAGGTCGCGTAGTTTATTTTGTAACCTGGATGTTTGTAATGTTACTATTACCTACAGTAGTATCTATGCGCAAGGAAGGTAAGAACTCTGTACCTGTACTTATGAAGTATGTAGGGTATATCACAGCCCTTGCTAGTGGTATTGTGTTATTTACATTTCTGTTTCCATCATTTGCAGTACAAATATTATTTGGAGAACAGTATATGTCTATTGCTCCATTATTAGGTTGGTATGCACTTGCGACATCTTTTTTTGCCCTATCTAACATTTTTGCCTACTACTATCTATCCCTAGATCATTATAAACCTATAGTAATTGCTGCCATTTTTGGAGTGTTACAAATAGTGTTAATCATATTATTCCACGATTCATTGTTTGAAGTTGTTTTAGCCCAAGTAGTTGCAATGGGAAGTTTACTCATTGCTCAATTACTTTATTTCTGGAAGATGCAAGTAAAGTAA
- a CDS encoding RloB family protein: MRTKRNTPKRKPRYAFIVEGECEFWYIQMLKRNERSLRVDLKPEIPQKKKLKDQFKKVIESSKEYDKVFWLLDFDVLIKESREVKKGAKTPIQSLKEYIQKISSKYDNVEVIINNPCIEFWILLHFERTGKFFNNCENAIKQLKKHLPDYEKTQKYYTKQNNDIYKKLKPHLDVAIGNSNRVNDFDFNNPENGTCQMHSIFETKSIKDGLEK; the protein is encoded by the coding sequence ATGAGAACTAAAAGAAATACACCCAAAAGAAAACCTAGATATGCTTTTATTGTTGAAGGGGAATGTGAATTTTGGTATATCCAAATGCTTAAAAGAAATGAACGTTCTTTAAGAGTAGATTTAAAACCTGAAATTCCTCAAAAGAAAAAACTAAAAGACCAATTTAAAAAAGTAATTGAATCTTCTAAAGAGTATGATAAGGTATTTTGGTTATTGGATTTTGATGTTTTAATCAAAGAAAGCAGAGAAGTGAAAAAAGGAGCCAAAACGCCTATTCAATCCTTAAAGGAATATATTCAAAAAATCTCTTCCAAATACGATAATGTTGAGGTTATAATTAATAATCCTTGTATAGAATTTTGGATTTTGCTTCATTTTGAAAGAACTGGAAAATTTTTCAATAATTGTGAGAATGCTATTAAGCAATTAAAAAAACATTTACCAGATTATGAAAAAACTCAAAAATATTATACTAAACAAAATAATGACATTTATAAGAAATTAAAACCACATTTAGATGTAGCCATAGGTAATTCTAATAGAGTTAATGATTTTGATTTCAATAATCCTGAAAATGGAACTTGTCAAATGCATTCAATTTTTGAAACGAAATCGATAAAAGATGGACTTGAAAAATAA
- a CDS encoding glycoside hydrolase family 2 TIM barrel-domain containing protein has protein sequence MKTNKTLYRILILAGFILINAGILYGISQVIAFLNTGADRSKMLHLDETKERHYVPQVTWESIENPGRPMEEANLTSIEEDYLDAWYVKNRAFYTGENAGVFDHFTEQARGKVEDLITLNNEENVYIESTTLTHHLTLEFYSADGTLVVLTDRNVTGVERVFKNEQFLVERSFNDDYKIILLLEDGFWRVRHFEKIASHPVDDAQKETIPLDLAMLEGINYYPQGSPWDTFGAMFSKDTLITDFKIVNNLKLNSIRVFVGFEDFGKARVPREKLEKLTSLLDEAQAANLKVVVTLFDFYGDYRIQDWTITNAHLYSIVTHLKDHPALLGWDIKNEPNLDFESRGQREVLSWLSQTIDYLKTIDNTHPVTIGWSSPEAALHLEDKVDLVSYHYYKDLKNLGAAHKSITDITSKPVVLQEFGLAAYNGLWNPIGPDEEDQAAYYTEFYKTQKRDSIHYLSWTLYDFRDIPSEVAGRLPWRKNKQAFFGIVNTLGVKDDAYLVIKNR, from the coding sequence TTGAAAACCAATAAAACGCTATATCGTATCTTAATTTTGGCTGGATTTATTCTCATAAATGCGGGTATCCTCTATGGTATAAGTCAGGTGATTGCATTTTTAAACACGGGTGCAGACAGAAGTAAGATGCTTCACCTAGATGAAACAAAAGAGCGTCACTATGTACCACAGGTGACGTGGGAGTCTATTGAGAATCCTGGTAGACCTATGGAAGAAGCAAATCTCACAAGCATAGAAGAAGATTATCTAGACGCCTGGTATGTAAAGAATAGAGCTTTTTACACAGGTGAAAATGCTGGAGTTTTTGATCATTTTACAGAGCAAGCCCGCGGAAAAGTTGAGGACTTAATCACATTAAACAATGAGGAAAACGTATATATAGAAAGTACAACCCTCACCCATCACCTCACGCTAGAATTTTATAGCGCAGACGGCACACTGGTTGTACTAACAGATCGCAATGTCACAGGTGTAGAACGTGTTTTTAAGAACGAGCAATTTCTAGTAGAGCGCTCTTTTAATGATGATTATAAAATCATACTACTACTAGAAGATGGCTTCTGGAGAGTACGACATTTTGAAAAGATAGCCTCACATCCAGTAGATGATGCTCAAAAAGAGACAATCCCACTTGATCTTGCAATGTTAGAAGGAATCAACTATTACCCACAAGGGAGCCCTTGGGATACCTTTGGAGCTATGTTTAGTAAAGATACCCTCATCACAGATTTTAAAATTGTTAATAACCTCAAACTTAATTCTATAAGAGTCTTTGTGGGATTTGAAGATTTTGGCAAGGCGCGTGTTCCGCGAGAAAAGCTTGAGAAACTCACATCACTTCTAGATGAAGCGCAAGCAGCAAATCTTAAGGTTGTCGTCACTCTTTTTGACTTTTATGGAGATTATCGCATACAAGACTGGACTATTACAAATGCTCATCTATATAGTATCGTAACACATTTAAAAGACCATCCTGCTTTATTAGGATGGGATATAAAAAATGAGCCTAATCTAGATTTTGAAAGTCGTGGGCAACGTGAGGTTTTATCGTGGCTGAGTCAAACGATAGATTATCTCAAGACCATAGATAATACACACCCAGTAACTATAGGCTGGTCTTCACCAGAGGCCGCATTGCATCTGGAAGATAAGGTAGACCTTGTCTCTTATCATTATTATAAAGACCTCAAAAATCTAGGTGCTGCTCACAAATCTATTACAGATATAACTAGCAAGCCTGTGGTTTTACAAGAATTTGGTCTAGCAGCATACAATGGCTTATGGAATCCTATAGGCCCAGATGAAGAAGACCAAGCGGCATATTATACCGAGTTTTATAAAACCCAGAAAAGAGATAGTATACACTATCTCTCTTGGACACTTTATGATTTTAGGGATATACCGAGTGAAGTGGCTGGCAGATTACCGTGGCGAAAGAACAAACAGGCTTTTTTTGGAATTGTTAATACACTTGGGGTGAAAGACGATGCCTATTTGGTCATTAAGAACAGGTAA
- a CDS encoding membrane protein: MKQSKTNKYLVSAVLLGMIFHGTAMFFTVERTYDALIHLFFANHYATNWFEPWSYSWYTGFTVMGYPPLVHQTIGALSYIGGLKFGMFTVALTGVVLFITGVYRFTMVLIPNKKVANYTAVLAVFSSSFVETLHIFGQLPSIIGISVLMHCLPEIYLWVKTARKRHLFKALALLSVTVTSHHVTPIFGMVFFIFPLLGMVVMDAAREKVNSTKEVTVIAFAKAVWTHLRRIIIFGGCSLFLIITCILPYWVNTKNNPITQVPIPHGSRDSFLEVLSSGLVFFVIPWGLLMFLLPYFFYRYYSKRLLFFGISFTLLFILGTGGTTPIPLAMLGENAFNILTLDRFTLWASIMALPVFGEFCYRFVEGDYKDYLQEKCGTLVHRASGAFLSLLFIFIAIFTITLGKFRPSQPDVIKMTPIVNFLNEDEHYKWRYLPLGFGDQMAWLSAQTKATTVDGDYHSARRLPELTTRAVERLENSKYRGIEGIGSLQQFLTVPEKYHLKYVFSNDKFYDPLLYFTGWHRLSLLENGIMVWEKAGIAPLPSVLPREDAPLVLKLMWGIIPFSTVILAILLHLGALWTRSFNRKNELPLYFAFAAKYKRAPSLLYWASILWTIVLLIIIAYAGYLFYVKNTTQLSARNVVTAYYDAVDFKEFERAHSYIDPESDKKLSQFMLEISVSDGLLSSYAKLDSLHIDITPKTDTTAQGVVDATWITPLKEIQTQDELELIKKKSKWYIIPQKVDPDIPPEQLLIQSGTRYYNHGKRAVTSEQTFHEDVLKQPVVEVLSARLVQLDTTYAIVGEIQNVDNIPADISVTGALYNEENEELARFNAKDVVKHKLLPKETTLYRINFEGIAWASALEEKPTTYEPDTFTEVDLTDIPVNFEVQVSANVATTDLYQAADLFNVTQKDTTLNGFLFNTSIEEATIPQLLIGYYNEDKELLWVESRYIDESVRQQRKRPFSEVLYTDALPTEVASGLATASVNGLPNQSISDKVVPQRNDAGTNRTFIPVANMPYAYITIITNNYVGNPK; encoded by the coding sequence ATGAAACAGTCTAAAACAAACAAATATTTAGTAAGTGCCGTACTCCTCGGAATGATTTTCCACGGGACGGCAATGTTTTTTACTGTAGAGCGCACTTATGACGCTCTTATACACCTGTTTTTTGCAAATCACTATGCGACTAACTGGTTTGAGCCTTGGAGTTATAGCTGGTATACTGGCTTTACAGTAATGGGTTACCCACCACTGGTGCATCAAACTATAGGAGCACTCTCTTATATAGGTGGTCTTAAATTTGGGATGTTTACCGTCGCCCTCACGGGAGTTGTACTATTTATTACTGGAGTGTATCGCTTTACGATGGTGCTTATACCTAATAAAAAGGTCGCTAATTACACTGCAGTGCTAGCCGTATTTAGTTCGTCCTTTGTAGAGACGCTCCATATATTTGGCCAACTACCTAGTATTATAGGGATCTCTGTATTAATGCATTGCTTACCGGAGATATATCTATGGGTAAAAACTGCGCGCAAACGGCACCTCTTTAAAGCACTGGCATTACTCTCGGTTACGGTTACTTCTCATCACGTGACTCCTATCTTTGGTATGGTTTTCTTCATATTCCCACTGTTAGGAATGGTGGTAATGGATGCTGCGAGAGAAAAAGTTAATAGTACAAAGGAGGTGACTGTTATCGCTTTCGCGAAAGCGGTATGGACCCACCTTAGACGCATCATTATATTTGGAGGATGTTCTTTGTTTCTTATCATCACGTGCATCTTGCCATACTGGGTAAATACTAAAAATAATCCCATCACGCAGGTGCCTATACCGCACGGATCGCGTGACAGCTTTCTTGAAGTACTCTCCTCGGGACTCGTTTTTTTTGTGATTCCTTGGGGACTTTTAATGTTCTTACTGCCTTATTTCTTTTATAGATATTATAGTAAGCGTCTTCTATTTTTTGGCATCTCGTTTACGTTACTTTTTATTTTGGGTACTGGTGGCACCACACCTATCCCGCTGGCAATGCTAGGCGAAAATGCCTTTAATATCCTCACCCTAGACCGCTTTACCTTATGGGCATCTATAATGGCACTACCGGTTTTTGGGGAATTTTGTTACCGATTTGTAGAGGGAGATTATAAGGACTACTTGCAAGAAAAATGTGGAACGCTGGTACATAGAGCATCTGGAGCATTTTTATCGCTACTATTTATTTTTATCGCCATATTTACAATTACCCTAGGAAAATTTAGACCGAGCCAGCCAGATGTGATTAAAATGACGCCTATCGTAAATTTCTTAAATGAAGATGAACATTATAAATGGCGATACTTACCACTAGGTTTTGGAGACCAGATGGCGTGGCTTTCTGCACAAACTAAGGCAACCACGGTAGATGGAGATTATCACTCTGCCAGAAGACTCCCAGAGCTTACCACACGAGCAGTAGAGCGTCTCGAAAACTCAAAATATAGAGGTATAGAAGGGATAGGCTCGCTACAGCAGTTTCTTACGGTACCAGAAAAGTATCATTTAAAATATGTGTTTTCTAATGATAAATTTTATGACCCACTACTCTACTTCACCGGTTGGCATAGATTGAGTTTACTAGAAAACGGTATTATGGTGTGGGAAAAAGCAGGTATTGCGCCTTTACCTAGTGTGCTGCCTAGAGAAGATGCACCGCTAGTTTTAAAACTTATGTGGGGAATCATTCCATTTTCAACAGTAATACTCGCAATACTATTGCATCTAGGTGCCTTGTGGACGCGATCTTTTAATAGAAAAAATGAGCTTCCATTATATTTTGCATTTGCTGCAAAATACAAACGAGCACCCTCCTTATTATACTGGGCTTCTATTTTATGGACGATTGTTTTGCTCATTATAATAGCCTATGCGGGATATCTATTTTATGTAAAAAACACTACACAACTCTCTGCAAGAAATGTGGTCACTGCCTATTATGATGCTGTAGATTTTAAAGAATTTGAGCGTGCGCACTCTTATATTGATCCAGAGAGTGATAAAAAACTCTCACAGTTTATGCTTGAGATATCGGTCTCAGATGGCCTGTTAAGTTCATATGCAAAGCTAGATAGCTTGCACATAGATATAACTCCTAAGACAGACACAACTGCTCAAGGTGTCGTAGATGCTACCTGGATTACACCCCTCAAGGAGATACAAACTCAAGATGAGCTGGAGCTCATTAAAAAGAAGAGCAAGTGGTACATTATACCTCAAAAGGTAGATCCAGACATCCCACCAGAGCAATTACTCATACAAAGTGGCACTCGGTATTATAATCACGGTAAGCGTGCCGTAACCTCAGAGCAAACCTTTCACGAAGATGTACTTAAACAGCCCGTTGTAGAGGTACTCTCTGCAAGACTGGTACAGCTAGACACAACCTATGCTATTGTAGGCGAAATACAGAATGTAGATAATATCCCTGCAGATATCTCTGTGACAGGAGCTTTGTATAATGAAGAAAATGAGGAGCTGGCAAGATTTAATGCAAAAGATGTAGTGAAGCATAAACTACTGCCTAAGGAAACAACGCTATATCGTATAAACTTTGAGGGTATTGCTTGGGCATCTGCGCTAGAAGAAAAGCCTACTACCTACGAGCCAGATACATTTACAGAGGTAGATCTTACAGATATCCCAGTAAACTTTGAGGTACAAGTAAGCGCAAACGTAGCAACAACAGATCTTTACCAAGCTGCAGACCTTTTTAATGTCACACAAAAAGACACAACCTTAAATGGTTTTCTCTTTAATACGAGTATAGAAGAAGCGACCATACCACAACTACTCATAGGTTATTATAATGAAGACAAGGAGTTGTTATGGGTAGAAAGCAGGTATATAGATGAGAGTGTGCGCCAGCAACGCAAACGCCCTTTTTCTGAAGTACTTTATACAGATGCATTACCTACAGAAGTTGCATCTGGACTAGCTACGGCCTCTGTAAATGGACTACCTAACCAGAGTATCTCTGATAAGGTGGTGCCTCAACGCAACGATGCTGGAACTAACCGTACGTTTATACCTGTAGCAAATATGCCGTATGCATATATCACCATCATCACAAATAACTATGTAGGTAATCCAAAATAA